From a region of the Candidatus Paracaedimonas acanthamoebae genome:
- the gyrB gene encoding DNA topoisomerase (ATP-hydrolyzing) subunit B: MTTPETPEIQPSEEEYGAHSIKVLRGLDAVRKRPGMYIGDTDDGSGLHHMVYEVVDNAIDEALAGHCDRIEITINADGSVSVSDNGRGIPVGIHPEEGVSAAQVIMTQLHAGGKFDQNSYKVSGGLHGVGVSVVNALSETLELKIWQNGKEHYMRFHHGEPAEPLKIIGDVVGKTGTQITFKPSTETFTQIVFDFSTLEHRFRELAFLNSGARLILTDLREAEPKVSELYYEGGTKAFVQYLDRSKNAIHEPAISIFGEKDGITVDIAMEWTDSYHESLLCFTNNIPQRDGGTHIIGFKAALTRIVNNYANESGTAKKEKVTLSGEDAREGLTSVISVKVPDPKFSSQTKDKLVSSEVRPVVEGFVAERLQQWFEEHPHEARKIVQKVVEAATAREAARRARELTRRKGALDIESLPGKLADCQERDPAKSEVFLVEGNSAGGTAKGGRDRRFQAILPLRGKILNVERARFDKMISSQEIGTLITALGTGIGAEEFNPDKVRYHKIIIMADADVDGSHIRTLLLTFFYRQMPQLIEKGYLYIAQPPLYGVKKGNSVLYLKNERALDDYLMNAGSEGAQVTINGGSQIGAGDLQNLVTLSRKAKTLIESLANKVGNAMLVEHAAIEGLFDPAVFNSSSRPQLAQKLADRMNQMKDINEVGEWKGEATEEGLHVTRTVRGVTEVLKLNSSMMQGGDAYQLSQLHQGLKEYFEKPITLAFKEKQTILEGPVRFIEAILEQGQKGISIQRYKGLGEMNNDQLWETTLNPEARSLLQVKITHADSAEEVFSTLMGDLVEPRREFIQANALKVVNLDA; this comes from the coding sequence ATGACCACCCCTGAAACCCCTGAAATTCAGCCTTCAGAAGAAGAATACGGCGCTCACTCTATTAAAGTGCTGCGAGGACTTGATGCCGTTCGTAAAAGACCAGGGATGTATATTGGAGATACGGACGATGGGTCTGGTCTTCATCATATGGTTTATGAGGTTGTTGATAACGCCATTGATGAGGCTTTAGCAGGGCATTGTGATCGCATCGAAATTACTATCAACGCAGATGGTTCTGTCAGCGTCAGCGACAATGGGCGAGGAATCCCGGTGGGAATTCACCCTGAAGAAGGTGTTTCTGCGGCTCAAGTCATTATGACACAGCTTCATGCTGGAGGGAAATTTGATCAAAACTCTTATAAAGTCTCTGGTGGTTTGCATGGTGTGGGGGTGTCTGTTGTAAACGCGTTATCCGAAACCTTAGAGCTTAAAATTTGGCAAAATGGCAAGGAGCATTATATGCGTTTTCATCACGGAGAACCCGCCGAACCTCTCAAGATCATCGGAGATGTTGTCGGTAAAACCGGGACGCAAATTACGTTTAAGCCTTCAACTGAAACCTTTACCCAGATAGTATTTGATTTTTCTACTCTTGAGCATCGCTTCCGGGAACTTGCGTTCTTGAACTCTGGTGCGCGTCTTATCTTGACAGATTTAAGAGAGGCCGAGCCTAAGGTCAGTGAACTTTATTATGAGGGCGGAACCAAAGCATTCGTTCAGTATCTTGATCGCAGTAAAAATGCGATTCATGAACCTGCCATCTCTATTTTTGGAGAAAAAGACGGGATCACCGTTGATATCGCAATGGAGTGGACAGATAGTTATCACGAATCCCTCTTATGCTTTACCAACAATATTCCCCAGCGCGATGGTGGAACGCATATTATAGGATTTAAGGCCGCCTTAACCCGTATTGTGAATAATTATGCCAATGAAAGTGGTACGGCTAAAAAAGAAAAAGTGACACTTTCAGGAGAAGACGCCCGCGAAGGATTAACAAGTGTTATTTCAGTGAAGGTGCCAGATCCAAAATTCTCTTCTCAAACAAAAGACAAACTTGTTTCGTCAGAAGTGCGCCCTGTGGTGGAAGGATTTGTGGCTGAGCGTCTGCAGCAATGGTTTGAAGAGCATCCTCATGAGGCGCGTAAAATTGTACAGAAGGTTGTGGAAGCCGCGACAGCGCGTGAGGCCGCTCGGAGGGCCCGCGAATTAACCCGCCGTAAAGGAGCTTTAGATATTGAATCTTTGCCTGGGAAGTTAGCCGACTGCCAAGAGCGTGATCCTGCAAAAAGTGAAGTCTTTCTTGTTGAGGGAAACAGCGCGGGAGGAACGGCAAAAGGAGGGCGCGATCGCCGGTTTCAAGCAATTCTTCCTTTAAGAGGAAAAATCCTAAATGTGGAGAGAGCTCGTTTCGATAAGATGATAAGTTCACAAGAAATTGGAACTTTAATCACAGCTCTGGGGACGGGCATTGGGGCCGAAGAATTTAATCCTGATAAAGTGCGCTATCATAAAATCATCATCATGGCAGACGCGGATGTGGACGGAAGCCATATTCGGACGCTATTACTAACCTTCTTTTATCGTCAAATGCCTCAATTGATTGAAAAAGGATACCTTTATATTGCGCAGCCCCCTCTTTATGGCGTCAAAAAAGGAAATTCAGTCCTTTATCTCAAAAATGAAAGGGCTTTAGATGATTATTTGATGAATGCAGGAAGTGAAGGCGCTCAAGTTACAATTAATGGCGGAAGCCAAATTGGCGCAGGTGATTTGCAAAATTTAGTCACTCTTTCTCGAAAAGCAAAAACGCTGATCGAATCTCTTGCCAATAAAGTCGGAAATGCCATGCTTGTTGAACATGCAGCTATAGAAGGCCTTTTTGATCCTGCAGTTTTCAACTCTTCTTCTCGGCCTCAGTTGGCTCAAAAATTAGCTGATCGCATGAATCAAATGAAAGATATTAATGAGGTTGGTGAATGGAAAGGGGAAGCTACAGAAGAAGGGCTTCATGTCACGCGAACTGTTCGCGGTGTGACAGAAGTCTTAAAACTCAATTCTTCCATGATGCAAGGTGGCGATGCTTATCAACTTTCTCAACTTCACCAAGGGCTTAAAGAATATTTCGAAAAGCCCATCACTCTTGCATTTAAAGAAAAGCAAACAATTCTAGAAGGTCCTGTTCGTTTTATTGAGGCTATTTTAGAGCAAGGACAAAAAGGGATCTCTATTCAACGATATAAAGGTCTTGGAGAGATGAATAATGATCAGCTTTGGGAGACAACTTTAAATCCGGAAGCTCGTAGTCTTTTACAAGTAAAAATTACGCATGCCGATTCTGCTGAAGAAGTGTTTTCGACCTTAATGGGTGATCTTGTTGAACCTCGTCGAGAATTTATCCAAGCAAATGCATTGAAAGTTGTAAATTTGGATGCTTAA
- a CDS encoding phosphatidylserine decarboxylase, translating to MRPPLLAPVHREGWIFVGLFFICALLLNQLSGFLGVLGFILTGWCLYFFRDPQRVTPTREGLVVSPADGLIVSIIKVTPPSELGLKEGAWQRISVFLDVFDVHINRIPMDGRIKKSIYYPGKFFNASLDKASEFNERQSLVLEVKKDREIAFVQIAGLIARRIRCDVQENQQVQTGERYGLIRFGSRVDIYLPEETPVFVIEGQRVIGGESIIADFNSTESSRSGAIR from the coding sequence ATGAGACCCCCATTATTGGCCCCAGTTCATCGTGAAGGATGGATTTTTGTTGGATTGTTTTTTATATGTGCCCTCCTGCTTAATCAATTATCAGGCTTTTTGGGAGTCCTTGGCTTCATCTTAACGGGGTGGTGCCTTTATTTCTTTAGAGATCCTCAACGCGTTACGCCGACACGTGAAGGATTGGTTGTTAGTCCTGCAGATGGACTTATTGTTTCGATCATTAAAGTGACACCCCCTTCAGAACTCGGATTAAAAGAAGGCGCATGGCAACGTATCAGCGTTTTCTTAGATGTCTTTGATGTTCATATTAATCGTATTCCTATGGATGGTCGCATTAAAAAAAGTATCTATTATCCCGGAAAATTTTTTAATGCTTCGCTTGATAAAGCTTCTGAATTTAATGAACGTCAATCTCTTGTGTTAGAAGTAAAAAAAGATCGGGAAATCGCCTTTGTACAGATCGCAGGCCTTATTGCAAGACGCATACGATGTGATGTCCAAGAAAATCAACAAGTACAAACTGGGGAAAGGTATGGCCTTATTCGATTTGGAAGTCGCGTCGATATTTATCTTCCTGAAGAAACGCCGGTTTTTGTGATTGAAGGACAAAGAGTTATTGGCGGCGAATCTATTATCGCTGATTTTAATTCCACAGAATCATCACGATCTGGGGCTATACGTTAA
- a CDS encoding phosphatidylcholine/phosphatidylserine synthase — MVKKVSKFERSKERLQKLSFAHLLPNMATVIALCIGLSSIRFALLARYDYAIIAIIVAAFFDAMDGRLARLLGAASDFGAELDSLSDFISFGVAPAVVLYILTMNAWAGLGWTISLFFVVCCGLRLARFNTTLRASSIKEDPVWAKKFFIGVPAPAGAMIALFPLILYQAIDYEFLLSPFIVMCFLFAAGALFISRIPTYSFKTYQIPPKCVPVMLLLVGLLVASLVSAPWATFSVLIVIYLGSLPFSYKNYQDLLEVSS, encoded by the coding sequence ATGGTGAAGAAAGTAAGCAAATTTGAGCGTTCAAAAGAAAGACTTCAAAAGCTTTCTTTTGCGCATCTTCTTCCTAATATGGCAACGGTCATCGCGCTTTGCATAGGATTATCTTCCATTCGTTTTGCTCTTTTGGCGAGGTATGATTATGCAATTATTGCCATCATTGTTGCGGCGTTCTTTGATGCGATGGATGGTCGTCTTGCGAGACTCCTAGGAGCGGCGAGTGATTTTGGGGCTGAATTAGATTCTCTCTCAGATTTTATTAGTTTCGGCGTGGCTCCAGCAGTTGTCCTTTATATTTTAACGATGAATGCTTGGGCAGGGTTAGGGTGGACAATCAGTTTATTTTTTGTTGTTTGTTGTGGGTTGCGACTTGCTCGTTTTAATACGACGCTTCGGGCCTCGAGTATTAAGGAAGATCCTGTTTGGGCTAAAAAGTTTTTCATTGGGGTTCCTGCGCCTGCGGGGGCGATGATAGCTTTATTTCCTTTAATACTTTATCAAGCAATTGATTACGAATTCTTATTATCTCCTTTTATCGTCATGTGTTTTCTATTTGCAGCAGGGGCTCTTTTTATTAGTCGAATTCCAACTTATTCATTTAAAACGTATCAGATTCCCCCTAAATGTGTTCCAGTAATGCTTCTTTTAGTGGGATTACTTGTAGCTTCTCTTGTCAGTGCACCGTGGGCGACATTCTCTGTTTTAATCGTAATTTATCTGGGAAGTCTTCCTTTTAGCTATAAGAACTACCAAGATTTACTTGAAGTCAGTTCATGA
- a CDS encoding polyhydroxyalkanoic acid synthase: MIMKVKVKNLSKVRQGINTDKGLPLGESQSSQALKNYDRLLASLVGQVTQGISPAALLYAFADWLLHLTFSPGKQVHLCRKAYKKYVYLMNFMKGCYDGNSKSPCIDPLPQDKRFNHKSWNYWPFNIYYQSFLLAQQWWWNATTDVSGVSQHHTEIVTFVVRQMLDMVSPSNFIVTNPEVLTKTFETQGRNLVQGFLNYVEDVKRETHHQLPQGAENYVPGKNVAVTAGKVVFQNTLIELIQYAPLTSEVYKEPILIVPAWIMKYYILDLSPHNSLVRHLVEQGHTVFIISWKNPSQEDAQLSLNDYMKLGVLEAIKAIENITQQKQIHGVGYCLGGTILAITKAYLAKHKDTRLKTLTLLATQTDFMEPGELGLFIDESQLTFLENYMWSKGYLDANNLSGAFQLLNSQDLIFSKIIQTYLLGERQSMNDLMAWNSDKTRLPYRMHSEYLRKLYLHNELALGKYEIEGENITLYDIRTPIFSVATSKDHVAPWRSVYKIHLLTKSEITFVLTNGGHNAGIISEPGHPYRTYKTTTRAHHENYVDPDLWEQQTPLNKGSWWFLWFDWLKKNSTQELQKPPLLGALKGAYQAIMEAPGHYIHIKT; this comes from the coding sequence ATGATAATGAAGGTTAAGGTCAAAAATCTGTCAAAAGTTCGGCAAGGAATTAATACAGATAAAGGTTTACCTTTAGGTGAGAGTCAATCAAGTCAAGCTCTTAAAAACTATGATCGTCTTTTAGCGTCTCTTGTGGGGCAGGTTACACAAGGTATTTCTCCTGCGGCTCTTTTGTATGCTTTTGCAGATTGGTTGCTTCATCTCACATTTTCTCCTGGAAAACAAGTTCATCTTTGTCGTAAAGCCTATAAAAAATACGTTTATTTAATGAATTTTATGAAAGGATGTTATGACGGAAATTCAAAATCTCCTTGTATAGATCCTTTGCCTCAAGATAAGCGTTTTAACCATAAATCTTGGAACTATTGGCCTTTTAATATCTATTACCAATCTTTTTTATTAGCCCAACAATGGTGGTGGAATGCGACAACAGATGTGAGTGGTGTTTCTCAACATCATACGGAAATTGTGACATTCGTTGTCCGTCAAATGCTGGATATGGTGTCTCCTTCAAATTTTATCGTGACAAATCCGGAAGTATTGACAAAAACTTTTGAAACACAAGGACGGAATTTGGTTCAAGGATTTCTTAATTACGTGGAAGATGTAAAGCGAGAAACGCATCATCAATTACCCCAAGGGGCTGAAAATTATGTGCCAGGGAAAAATGTCGCTGTTACAGCTGGTAAAGTTGTTTTTCAAAACACTTTAATTGAACTTATTCAATACGCTCCTTTGACCTCAGAAGTTTATAAAGAACCTATTTTGATTGTTCCGGCTTGGATCATGAAATATTATATTTTGGATCTTTCTCCTCATAATTCACTCGTAAGACATTTGGTTGAACAGGGGCACACAGTTTTTATCATTTCATGGAAGAATCCCTCGCAAGAAGATGCGCAGTTAAGTTTAAATGATTATATGAAATTAGGTGTTCTTGAAGCCATAAAAGCAATAGAGAACATTACACAACAGAAACAAATTCATGGCGTTGGCTATTGTTTAGGGGGAACAATTTTAGCAATAACAAAAGCTTATTTGGCAAAACATAAAGACACAAGATTAAAAACTTTAACATTATTAGCAACCCAAACTGATTTTATGGAACCAGGTGAATTGGGCTTGTTTATTGATGAGAGTCAATTAACTTTTCTTGAAAATTATATGTGGTCTAAAGGATATTTGGACGCTAATAATTTATCAGGCGCATTTCAACTTTTAAATTCCCAAGATCTTATATTTTCAAAAATTATTCAAACCTATCTCTTAGGAGAACGGCAATCTATGAATGATTTAATGGCTTGGAATAGTGATAAAACGCGACTTCCCTATAGAATGCATAGTGAATATTTGAGAAAGCTTTATTTGCATAATGAGCTTGCTTTGGGAAAATATGAAATTGAAGGAGAAAACATAACTCTTTATGATATAAGGACGCCAATTTTCTCTGTAGCGACTTCAAAAGATCATGTGGCTCCCTGGCGTTCTGTTTACAAAATTCATTTGTTAACAAAATCTGAAATAACTTTTGTCTTAACAAATGGAGGGCATAACGCGGGAATTATAAGTGAGCCAGGTCATCCTTATCGTACTTATAAAACGACAACAAGGGCCCATCATGAAAACTATGTCGATCCAGATCTATGGGAACAACAGACCCCCCTTAATAAAGGTTCTTGGTGGTTTTTATGGTTTGACTGGCTTAAGAAGAATTCTACCCAAGAATTGCAAAAACCGCCTCTTTTAGGGGCTTTAAAAGGGGCGTATCAAGCTATCATGGAGGCGCCGGGCCACTATATCCACATAAAAACTTAA
- the recG gene encoding ATP-dependent DNA helicase RecG, giving the protein MSSSSIYSDSDPLRSLLSSVTTLEGVGPTTARLLEKLDCTTIRDLLWHLPHEVQIRRFLPSIKFASPHELITLQVKVVSHSTLRKQRGRSVPYRVVCSDADDSIELVFFNPNLSYLKNSLVVGSDVIISGRFEMYKGRFQMTHPDHIGPLTSRVFWEGAEPVYPLTQGLSQKTLQKIIKTSFLKCPQLPEWLSGALLKKYHWPSWREALQKLHSPSQRDDLHLGHTCRRRLAYDEILSNQLALILTRSHSEVAQGRALIGEAHLQEKVLEKLPFKLTQDQLNALEEIQKDMVSSSRMIRLLQGDVGSGKTIVAFLCMLKAVEAGYQVALLAPTEILARQHYKTMEEWARTAGVSLELLISKDTAKHRQKIYRSLAEGETNVVVGTHALIQPEVQFKNLGFIVIDEQHRFGVEQRLYLSEKGENIDILSMTATPIPRTLMLAAFGDLASSYLRQKPANRKDITTTTIPLTRLDEVVMSLKRALDKGDKIYWVCPLIEESENLDLAAAEERFSMLQALFPNQIGMIHGRLKSHKKEATMNAFIEGSIKILVATTVIEVGVHVEDASVIIIEHAERFGLAQLHQLRGRIGRGSQESYCMLLYDESLNPTARARLKVMRSTTDGFKIAEEDLKLRGGGEAFGIKQSGMPSFKFFDPIVHQDLLLQAHDNAQKILSKDPHLLGPQGQALRILLRLFQKEQTFKYLKAA; this is encoded by the coding sequence ATGTCAAGCTCTTCTATTTATTCTGATAGTGATCCTTTAAGGTCGTTACTTTCTTCTGTAACGACATTAGAAGGGGTGGGTCCCACAACTGCTCGTCTTCTTGAAAAACTTGATTGTACGACAATCCGAGACCTTTTGTGGCATCTTCCTCACGAAGTCCAAATAAGAAGATTTTTGCCCTCAATAAAATTTGCATCTCCTCATGAATTAATCACTTTGCAGGTCAAAGTTGTCAGCCATTCTACTCTTCGTAAACAAAGGGGACGTTCTGTTCCATATCGTGTGGTTTGTTCGGATGCTGATGATTCAATTGAGTTAGTATTTTTTAACCCAAATCTGAGTTATCTTAAAAATAGTCTTGTTGTCGGAAGCGATGTGATTATAAGTGGTCGCTTTGAGATGTATAAGGGGCGTTTCCAAATGACGCATCCTGATCATATAGGTCCATTAACTTCTAGAGTTTTTTGGGAAGGGGCTGAACCTGTCTATCCTCTTACTCAAGGCTTATCTCAGAAAACATTACAAAAAATCATAAAAACTTCTTTTTTAAAGTGCCCTCAATTGCCAGAATGGTTATCTGGGGCGCTTCTTAAAAAATACCATTGGCCATCGTGGAGAGAGGCACTTCAAAAATTGCATTCTCCTTCTCAGAGGGACGATCTTCATCTGGGACATACCTGTCGCCGTCGTTTAGCCTACGACGAAATTTTATCAAATCAATTGGCTCTTATTCTAACACGAAGTCATTCTGAAGTTGCTCAAGGACGTGCTCTCATAGGAGAAGCGCATCTTCAAGAAAAAGTTCTCGAAAAACTTCCTTTCAAATTAACTCAAGACCAACTTAATGCGCTCGAAGAAATACAAAAGGATATGGTGTCTTCTTCTCGGATGATTCGCTTACTTCAAGGGGATGTAGGAAGTGGAAAAACCATCGTTGCTTTTCTATGTATGCTTAAAGCTGTTGAAGCGGGATATCAGGTTGCTTTGCTTGCACCTACCGAAATTTTAGCCCGTCAACATTATAAGACGATGGAAGAGTGGGCCCGAACGGCAGGTGTGAGTCTTGAGCTCTTAATAAGTAAAGATACCGCTAAACACCGACAAAAAATATATCGATCTTTAGCTGAAGGAGAGACGAATGTTGTTGTTGGAACTCATGCTCTTATTCAGCCTGAGGTTCAATTTAAAAATTTAGGATTCATAGTCATTGATGAGCAACATCGTTTTGGAGTTGAGCAGCGTCTTTATTTATCAGAAAAAGGAGAAAACATTGATATATTGTCCATGACAGCTACCCCTATTCCTCGGACCCTTATGTTGGCAGCATTTGGAGATTTAGCAAGTTCTTATTTGCGACAAAAACCGGCTAATCGTAAAGATATTACAACGACAACCATTCCTTTAACGCGCTTAGATGAAGTCGTGATGAGTCTGAAACGTGCGTTAGATAAAGGCGATAAAATATATTGGGTTTGTCCTTTAATTGAAGAATCTGAAAATCTTGATCTCGCCGCAGCTGAGGAAAGATTTTCAATGTTGCAAGCACTTTTTCCAAATCAAATAGGAATGATTCACGGTCGACTTAAAAGTCATAAAAAAGAAGCAACGATGAACGCTTTCATTGAGGGATCAATCAAAATTCTTGTGGCGACAACGGTTATTGAAGTTGGAGTTCATGTTGAAGATGCTTCTGTGATTATTATCGAACACGCTGAGCGCTTTGGATTGGCGCAACTCCATCAATTGCGAGGACGTATTGGAAGAGGATCTCAGGAATCTTATTGCATGCTTCTTTATGATGAATCACTCAATCCAACAGCAAGAGCCAGGCTGAAAGTTATGCGTTCTACGACTGATGGTTTTAAGATAGCTGAAGAAGATCTAAAACTCAGAGGTGGGGGAGAGGCTTTTGGAATTAAGCAAAGTGGGATGCCTTCTTTTAAATTTTTTGATCCAATTGTCCATCAAGATTTACTTTTACAGGCTCATGATAATGCCCAAAAGATCTTATCCAAAGATCCTCATTTGTTAGGACCTCAAGGACAAGCTTTGCGTATTCTGTTGCGTTTATTCCAAAAAGAGCAAACTTTTAAATATCTTAAGGCAGCTTAG
- a CDS encoding oligopeptide transporter, OPT family gives MSPLGRKVKQTKTSLQSSKSRVQPYISAEKNLPEITWKATLLSIFLAVIMAGSNAYLGLKIGLTVSATIPAAVISMTILRFFRNSNILENNIVQTATSAGEVIAAAVVFTLPALLMMGYWKEFPFGITTAIIIVGGLLGVLFSIPLRRAYIVENEELKFPEGIATGEVLKVGDSEAREGTKDLLMGGMFAGLVKFAQSGLMIMSEGAHYWFQTTRTVFGFGSGFSLVLVGAGYIVGVQVGVSMLIGAIVAWVIAVPLHGLLFGLPEGGSAYEIAVTIWNKNIRMVGVGTMVVGGVWTLVYLIKPISEAIRSSLATLRKTKLGTQGALLRTEYDIPINYVLIGVAVLTIPLAFIFHHILSQSDMQLPMTVHFATVFIITIFAIIVGFLCAAIAGYMTGLVGSSNNPLSGVTIMAILFISMILLVMLGTHIDFGAKGANSLAAAAIAIIIGAVMATAAAISGDNLQDLKSGQIVGATPWKQQVMLMLGVVAGSFVMAPILEVLYQAYGIGDSLPREGMDPTQALGAPKAAIMAAIAEGVFTHSLDWTMFSIGAALAIIFIFIDNYLKVNESSWRLPVLAVALGIYMPLDITIPLLVGGIIASLCQTKMKKEQPNFKKEDYIHKQEHANRRGLLFCSGLIAGESIIGILLAIPFAAYQSTDVFKIAPADFEHMGVLLGILAFMGVCYYLYKIASQLQENLKN, from the coding sequence ATGAGTCCCTTAGGAAGAAAAGTGAAGCAGACAAAAACTTCATTACAATCTTCGAAAAGTCGTGTTCAACCCTATATTTCAGCAGAAAAAAATCTTCCTGAAATTACATGGAAAGCGACCCTACTAAGTATCTTTTTAGCCGTGATCATGGCAGGTTCAAATGCTTATCTAGGATTAAAAATAGGTTTGACCGTTTCTGCAACTATTCCTGCAGCTGTTATTTCGATGACAATTCTTCGATTTTTTCGGAATTCTAATATTTTAGAAAATAATATTGTGCAGACAGCAACATCAGCAGGTGAAGTTATCGCCGCGGCAGTTGTGTTTACACTTCCAGCTCTTCTTATGATGGGCTATTGGAAAGAGTTTCCATTTGGCATTACAACAGCGATTATTATTGTTGGGGGATTGTTAGGGGTATTATTTTCAATTCCTTTGCGTCGTGCTTACATTGTTGAAAATGAAGAACTTAAATTCCCAGAAGGAATTGCAACTGGGGAAGTCTTAAAAGTTGGAGATAGCGAAGCTCGCGAAGGAACTAAAGATTTATTGATGGGTGGAATGTTTGCTGGGTTAGTTAAATTTGCACAATCTGGCTTAATGATAATGAGCGAAGGCGCCCATTATTGGTTTCAAACAACTCGAACTGTTTTTGGATTTGGTTCCGGTTTCTCTTTAGTTCTTGTCGGTGCTGGTTATATAGTTGGTGTTCAGGTTGGTGTAAGTATGCTAATTGGCGCTATTGTTGCGTGGGTAATAGCTGTTCCGCTTCATGGATTGCTCTTTGGTCTTCCTGAAGGGGGAAGTGCTTATGAGATAGCGGTGACTATTTGGAATAAGAACATTAGGATGGTTGGTGTCGGTACTATGGTTGTTGGAGGTGTTTGGACCTTAGTTTACCTTATTAAGCCAATTTCTGAAGCTATTCGTTCATCCCTTGCGACATTAAGAAAGACAAAGTTAGGAACACAAGGTGCTTTATTAAGAACAGAATATGATATTCCTATAAATTATGTTTTAATCGGTGTTGCTGTATTAACAATTCCTTTGGCATTTATTTTTCATCATATTTTGAGCCAATCAGATATGCAGCTTCCTATGACAGTTCATTTCGCAACTGTTTTTATTATTACAATTTTTGCAATTATTGTTGGCTTTTTATGTGCTGCTATTGCTGGTTATATGACAGGATTGGTCGGTTCTTCTAATAATCCTTTGTCGGGTGTGACTATTATGGCAATTCTTTTCATCTCCATGATTTTGCTTGTCATGTTAGGTACACATATTGATTTCGGAGCTAAGGGGGCTAATTCATTAGCTGCTGCCGCTATAGCAATTATTATCGGAGCTGTTATGGCAACGGCTGCTGCGATCAGTGGCGATAATCTTCAGGATCTTAAATCGGGTCAAATAGTGGGAGCTACGCCTTGGAAACAACAAGTTATGCTAATGTTGGGTGTTGTTGCTGGTTCTTTTGTGATGGCTCCTATTCTTGAAGTTTTATATCAAGCGTACGGAATTGGTGACAGTTTGCCGCGTGAAGGAATGGATCCGACGCAAGCATTAGGAGCCCCTAAAGCCGCAATCATGGCCGCAATTGCTGAAGGTGTGTTTACTCATTCATTGGATTGGACGATGTTTAGCATTGGGGCGGCTCTTGCAATAATCTTTATCTTCATCGATAATTATTTGAAAGTGAATGAGTCTTCATGGCGTCTACCTGTTTTGGCTGTTGCCTTAGGCATTTATATGCCTTTAGATATTACCATTCCCTTGCTTGTGGGGGGGATTATTGCTTCTTTATGCCAAACTAAAATGAAAAAAGAACAGCCAAACTTTAAGAAAGAGGATTATATTCATAAGCAAGAGCATGCTAACAGAAGAGGACTGCTTTTTTGCTCAGGTTTAATTGCTGGTGAATCTATCATTGGTATTTTACTGGCTATTCCTTTTGCCGCTTATCAAAGTACTGATGTGTTTAAAATCGCACCTGCTGATTTCGAGCATATGGGAGTTCTTCTCGGGATTTTAGCTTTTATGGGAGTATGTTATTATCTTTATAAAATTGCTTCTCAGCTCCAGGAAAATCTAAAAAATTGA